From one Macaca nemestrina isolate mMacNem1 chromosome 3, mMacNem.hap1, whole genome shotgun sequence genomic stretch:
- the LOC105493297 gene encoding uncharacterized protein isoform X5, protein MTLHCLKVCSTFPFSLPPALAMEDLPAFPSPSAMTIESRLLLEGCFSSSGISVDLRTIQHEKMEPTNFVAGFHQSGLDLPQMLDFRFLASGTDFIPSHSQRFFCSLPSILNIIL, encoded by the exons atgacactgcattgtttaaaagtgtgtagcaccttccccttctctcttcctcctgctctggccatggaAGATCTACCTGCTTTCCcatcgccttctgccatgact ATAGAGTCCAGGCTGCTGCTGGAGGGTTGTTTCTCAAGTTCTGGCATCTCTGTTGACTTAAGGACCATTCAACATGAGAAAATGGAGCCCACCAATTTTG TGGCAGGCTttcaccagtctggtcttgaTTTGCCACAAATGCTGGACTTCCGATTTTTAGCCTCGGGAACTGATTTCATTCCTTCCCATTCCCAAAGGTTCTTCTGTAGCCTGCCATCAATTCT gaacaTCATATTGTAA
- the LOC105493297 gene encoding uncharacterized protein isoform X6: MTLHCLKVCSTFPFSLPPALAMEDLPAFPSPSAMTIESRLLLEGCFSSSGISVDLRTIQHEKMEPTNFGTSYCNCSGKTQLVYERDHVIYLKMKQKT; this comes from the exons atgacactgcattgtttaaaagtgtgtagcaccttccccttctctcttcctcctgctctggccatggaAGATCTACCTGCTTTCCcatcgccttctgccatgact ATAGAGTCCAGGCTGCTGCTGGAGGGTTGTTTCTCAAGTTCTGGCATCTCTGTTGACTTAAGGACCATTCAACATGAGAAAATGGAGCCCACCAATTTTG gaacaTCATATTGTAATTGCTCTGGAAAAACACAACTGGTTTATGAAAGAGACCATGtgatttatttgaaaatgaagcAGAAGACTTAA